In the genome of Microbacterium endophyticum, one region contains:
- a CDS encoding CPBP family intramembrane glutamic endopeptidase, whose translation MHAEPPPRTVIEPRSEPSRGRLTWEVLLVLAVTVGQSALYSVLSLVRSYLRSLEEQSSIGSQQTQLNPTRDSEALWDALYQLLGIFFALALVALVVYLMWTPGQNALRRIGLDFRHPFTDAGRGILLLAVIGIPGLGVYALGRTLGITLQVDASPLDSAWYTIPLLILAAVRAGLTEEIIFIGYLFDRLRRLGWSWWAIILSTAALRGAYHAYQGIGSIIGNFAMGVVFGWCYRRWGRVMPLVIAHTLIDIIAFVGYPLAVSLFPGIFGPTP comes from the coding sequence GTGCACGCAGAGCCGCCTCCGAGAACAGTCATCGAACCTCGCTCAGAGCCATCGAGAGGACGTCTCACCTGGGAGGTGTTACTTGTTCTCGCGGTCACCGTCGGACAATCGGCCCTCTACTCGGTGCTCTCCCTCGTGCGCTCGTATCTGCGTTCTCTCGAAGAACAATCGAGTATCGGATCTCAACAGACTCAGCTGAATCCGACTCGCGACTCCGAGGCACTGTGGGATGCGCTTTACCAACTGCTCGGGATCTTCTTCGCGCTCGCCCTGGTCGCACTCGTCGTCTATCTGATGTGGACGCCAGGGCAGAACGCCCTGCGCCGGATCGGACTCGACTTTCGGCATCCGTTCACAGATGCCGGGCGCGGCATCCTGCTGCTCGCAGTGATTGGAATTCCCGGTCTCGGCGTCTATGCCCTCGGTCGCACTCTCGGAATCACGCTGCAGGTCGACGCGTCTCCGCTCGACTCGGCGTGGTACACGATTCCGCTCCTCATTCTCGCAGCCGTCCGTGCCGGACTCACCGAAGAGATCATCTTCATCGGCTACCTCTTCGACCGGCTTCGGAGGCTCGGCTGGTCGTGGTGGGCGATCATTCTCTCGACTGCAGCGCTCCGTGGTGCCTACCACGCCTATCAGGGCATCGGTTCGATCATCGGAAACTTCGCGATGGGTGTGGTCTTCGGCTGGTGCTACCGCCGATGGGGGCGCGTGATGCCGCTCGTCATCGCGCACACCCTCATAGACATCATCGCGTTCGTGGGCTATCCGCTCGCGGTTTCGCTCTTTCCCGGGATCTTTGGACCGACACCGTGA
- a CDS encoding peptide ABC transporter substrate-binding protein, whose translation MSEKAWRKRVLGSLAVAAAGSLALAGCSSSGSSDSGDSSSSSIIRTNGSEPQNPLIPTNTNETGGGKILDSIFAGLVYYDADGDPVNDVADSITVDDAQHLTVKIKEGQYFTNGEEVTADNFINAWNYGALASNEQLSSYFFEDIEGFSYEEDSELTGLEQVDDYTFTIALNKPAADFALRLGYSAFYPLPDAAFDDMDAFGENPIGNGPYMLDGDDAWQHDVEIDLVTNPDYTGGRTPQNGGLDIIFYATQEAAYADLLGGNVDVIDGIPTSSLATYESDLGERAVNQPAAIFQSFTIPETLAHFSGEEGQLRRAALSMAINREEITDTVFEGTRTPAKDFTSPVIAGWSDSLEGADVLDYNPDEAVKLWAEADAISPWDGTFQIAYNSDGGHQTWVDATANSIKNTLGIDASGAPYVDFASLRTEVTQRTITTAFRTGWQADYPGLYNFLGPLYATGAGSNDGDYSNAEFDALLAEGISSEDVEVQNENFQAAQEILLQDLPAIPLWYSNVNGGYSEAVDNVQFGWNSVPLYYAITKSE comes from the coding sequence TTGTCTGAAAAGGCATGGCGCAAGCGCGTTCTCGGTTCTCTGGCAGTCGCAGCGGCGGGCTCTCTTGCCCTCGCTGGCTGCTCGAGCAGCGGTTCGTCTGACTCGGGCGACTCATCGTCGTCGTCGATCATTCGCACCAACGGCTCGGAGCCGCAGAACCCACTCATCCCCACCAACACGAACGAAACTGGTGGCGGAAAGATTCTCGACTCGATCTTCGCGGGTCTGGTTTATTACGACGCTGATGGCGACCCCGTCAACGACGTGGCTGATTCGATCACGGTCGACGACGCACAGCACCTCACGGTGAAGATCAAGGAAGGCCAGTACTTCACCAACGGCGAAGAAGTGACCGCCGATAACTTCATCAACGCGTGGAACTATGGAGCGCTTGCTTCGAACGAGCAGCTTTCGAGCTACTTCTTCGAGGACATCGAGGGCTTCAGCTACGAAGAGGACTCGGAACTCACCGGTCTCGAGCAGGTGGACGACTACACCTTCACGATCGCGCTGAACAAGCCGGCGGCCGACTTCGCACTCCGCCTGGGCTACTCCGCCTTCTACCCGCTGCCTGACGCAGCATTCGACGACATGGACGCGTTCGGTGAGAACCCCATCGGCAACGGCCCGTACATGCTCGACGGTGATGACGCGTGGCAGCACGATGTGGAGATCGACCTCGTAACCAACCCGGACTACACCGGTGGCCGTACCCCCCAAAATGGTGGACTCGACATCATCTTCTACGCCACCCAGGAAGCCGCATATGCCGACCTTCTCGGCGGCAACGTCGACGTGATCGATGGCATCCCCACGTCGTCTCTCGCCACCTACGAGAGCGACCTCGGAGAGCGTGCTGTCAACCAGCCCGCAGCCATCTTCCAGTCGTTCACGATTCCTGAGACCCTCGCGCACTTCTCGGGCGAAGAGGGCCAGCTCCGCCGTGCGGCACTTTCGATGGCAATCAACCGCGAAGAAATCACCGACACCGTCTTCGAGGGCACTCGCACCCCCGCCAAGGACTTCACCTCACCGGTTATCGCCGGCTGGTCGGACTCCCTTGAGGGTGCTGACGTTCTCGACTACAACCCGGACGAAGCTGTAAAGCTCTGGGCTGAGGCTGACGCCATCTCGCCCTGGGACGGCACGTTCCAGATTGCGTACAACTCCGATGGTGGGCACCAAACGTGGGTTGACGCGACCGCCAACTCGATCAAGAACACGCTCGGTATCGACGCGTCGGGTGCACCGTACGTCGACTTCGCGTCGCTTCGCACCGAGGTAACTCAGCGCACGATCACCACAGCGTTCCGCACCGGATGGCAGGCCGACTACCCGGGTCTGTACAACTTCCTCGGACCGCTCTACGCAACCGGTGCTGGCTCAAACGACGGTGACTACTCGAACGCTGAGTTCGACGCGCTGCTCGCCGAGGGCATCTCGAGCGAAGACGTCGAGGTTCAGAACGAGAACTTCCAGGCCGCACAGGAGATTCTCCTCCAGGACCTGCCGGCTATCCCGCTCTGGTACTCGAACGTCAACGGTGGCTACAGCGAAGCTGTCGACAACGTTCAGTTCGGTTGGAACTCTGTTCCGCTGTACTACGCGATCACCAAGTCCGAGTAA
- a CDS encoding ABC transporter permease — MSSNQNLNGHYVAPIKDESVAVDVVRVDEKPSSLWRDAWRDLRKRPTFWLSLLIVLIVLLMSVWPTLFTQTSPTDNCQLANSNGGPTDGHPLGFTFLGCDIYARIVWGARTSLSVGIIATVIGSTIGLIMGALAGFYGGWLDSLLSRIGDIFFSIPYILAAIVVMSVLADYKNVFVLAFAIGGFAWASTARVVRAEVLRVRQADYITASLALGQTRFQTLVSHVIPNAIAPLLVISTLSLAAAIVAEATLSFLGVGLGSGTMSWGNDIAQAQTSLRVAPMALIYPSIALTVTVLAFILLGELTRDALDPRARALR, encoded by the coding sequence ATGTCAAGTAATCAAAACCTGAATGGGCACTACGTCGCGCCCATCAAAGACGAGAGCGTTGCAGTCGACGTTGTTCGTGTCGATGAGAAGCCTTCCAGCCTTTGGCGCGATGCGTGGCGAGATCTCCGAAAACGCCCGACCTTCTGGCTATCGCTGCTGATCGTTTTGATCGTGCTCTTGATGTCGGTATGGCCGACGCTTTTCACGCAAACGTCGCCCACAGACAACTGCCAGCTGGCCAACTCCAACGGAGGGCCCACGGACGGACACCCGCTCGGGTTTACCTTCCTCGGATGCGATATCTACGCGCGCATCGTATGGGGCGCACGGACGTCGTTGTCGGTCGGCATCATCGCTACCGTGATTGGCTCGACAATCGGTCTGATCATGGGCGCACTCGCTGGTTTTTACGGTGGATGGCTCGATTCACTGCTGTCCCGCATCGGCGATATTTTCTTCTCGATTCCTTATATCCTCGCCGCAATCGTCGTGATGAGTGTTCTGGCTGACTACAAGAACGTGTTTGTTCTCGCGTTTGCGATCGGTGGCTTCGCCTGGGCGTCAACCGCGCGAGTTGTGCGGGCCGAGGTGCTGCGGGTGCGGCAGGCGGATTACATCACCGCTTCACTCGCGCTGGGTCAGACCCGATTCCAGACCTTGGTCTCGCACGTCATCCCCAACGCAATCGCCCCCCTCCTGGTGATCTCGACGCTGTCGCTCGCGGCCGCGATCGTTGCAGAGGCTACGCTTTCGTTCCTCGGCGTCGGTCTTGGCAGTGGCACGATGTCGTGGGGCAATGACATTGCTCAGGCTCAGACGTCGCTCCGCGTCGCTCCGATGGCACTTATCTATCCTTCGATCGCGTTGACCGTCACGGTCCTCGCCTTCATCCTTTTGGGTGAGCTCACACGAGACGCCCTCGACCCGAGAGCGAGGGCCCTCCGATGA
- a CDS encoding amidohydrolase codes for MKDTTPISEIVAQVGSRFIQLSDEIWANPQLRWQEHASVEKQIEVAVEFGFHIERNVAGIPTAFSAEKGESGPLIAILGEFDALAGLSQEAGATEPLPNSDTDNPNGHGCGHNLLGSGSLLAAVAAARYLEVNALPGRVRYYGCPAEEAAAGKTFMVKGGAFEGIDAAVSWHPGSVMSTRQVLSLAYTQVHFRFTGVAAHAGSAPHLGRSALDAVELLNIGTNFLREHMPDSARVHYAITDAGGTSPNVVQANASVYYIVRAVDVAQMRSLYDRVVKIAEGAALMTETTLEVDFDGACAELLPNNALEQALHANVEKIGGVPFDDLDQDKAALYTDAYPAAEVVGIRRLLGVTGEEPLFSGVAPLGSPYARYQMTGSTDVGDVSWIAPTVQISGGTHAVGTPMHSWQMVAQGTLPAAHKGMLHAAAAMAATTVDIAIDPKLLSEATAEFEAVLARTPYDCPIPDGIVPPPLRVGNEAFIG; via the coding sequence ATGAAAGACACCACGCCCATCTCCGAGATCGTCGCCCAGGTCGGGTCTCGCTTCATCCAACTCAGCGATGAGATCTGGGCCAACCCGCAGCTTCGGTGGCAAGAGCATGCGTCAGTCGAAAAGCAGATAGAGGTCGCCGTTGAGTTTGGTTTCCACATCGAACGGAACGTCGCCGGCATCCCCACGGCGTTTTCGGCTGAGAAAGGGGAATCCGGCCCGCTCATCGCAATACTCGGGGAGTTTGATGCTCTCGCGGGTCTGAGTCAAGAGGCCGGTGCCACCGAGCCGCTACCCAACTCCGACACCGACAACCCGAACGGCCACGGATGCGGTCACAACCTGCTCGGGAGTGGTTCGCTTCTCGCAGCGGTCGCGGCCGCTCGATACCTAGAAGTGAACGCGCTACCGGGGCGTGTGCGTTACTACGGTTGTCCCGCAGAAGAAGCCGCCGCAGGCAAGACGTTCATGGTGAAGGGCGGTGCCTTCGAGGGTATCGACGCCGCGGTGTCGTGGCACCCCGGTTCTGTCATGAGTACCCGTCAGGTGCTGTCGCTGGCATATACCCAGGTCCACTTTCGCTTCACGGGGGTTGCCGCTCACGCGGGCTCAGCACCGCACCTTGGTCGGAGCGCACTCGACGCCGTTGAACTGTTGAATATCGGCACGAACTTTTTGCGCGAGCACATGCCCGACAGCGCTCGCGTGCACTACGCCATCACAGATGCCGGCGGTACGTCCCCGAACGTCGTACAGGCCAATGCCTCGGTGTATTACATCGTTCGCGCCGTCGATGTCGCTCAGATGCGCAGCCTCTACGACCGCGTCGTCAAGATCGCCGAGGGTGCAGCGCTCATGACCGAAACCACGCTCGAGGTGGATTTCGACGGAGCATGCGCCGAGCTGCTGCCGAACAACGCGCTTGAGCAGGCACTCCATGCGAACGTCGAGAAGATTGGGGGAGTTCCCTTCGACGATCTCGACCAGGACAAGGCAGCGCTCTACACCGATGCCTACCCTGCTGCAGAGGTCGTCGGCATCCGCCGTCTTCTCGGAGTGACGGGAGAAGAACCGTTGTTTAGCGGGGTCGCACCCCTTGGCAGTCCGTATGCGCGCTACCAAATGACTGGCTCAACCGACGTCGGCGACGTGAGCTGGATAGCGCCGACAGTGCAAATTTCGGGTGGCACCCACGCTGTGGGCACGCCAATGCATTCCTGGCAGATGGTTGCGCAGGGCACTCTTCCGGCGGCGCACAAAGGCATGCTCCACGCGGCCGCGGCGATGGCGGCAACAACTGTCGACATCGCGATCGATCCGAAGCTCCTCTCCGAAGCCACAGCCGAATTCGAGGCCGTTCTCGCCCGCACTCCCTACGACTGCCCGATTCCGGATGGGATTGTGCCGCCACCGTTGCGTGTCGGAAATGAAGCATTCATCGGCTAG
- the gcvH gene encoding glycine cleavage system protein GcvH produces the protein MTDLTALSYTPEHEWVSVEGDLARFGVTDFAADKLGDVVFVELPAVGSSIVAGDVCGEIESTKSVGELFAPVTGEVVAVNDAVVDDPSVVNAEPFEGGWLVTVRIAEPVPDLLDRDAYVELTGADA, from the coding sequence ATGACTGATCTCACCGCACTCTCGTACACTCCCGAGCACGAATGGGTCTCGGTCGAGGGGGATCTCGCCCGCTTCGGTGTGACTGACTTCGCCGCCGACAAGCTGGGCGACGTGGTCTTTGTCGAACTCCCTGCTGTCGGCAGTTCGATTGTCGCTGGCGATGTCTGCGGCGAGATCGAGTCGACGAAGTCGGTGGGTGAGCTCTTCGCGCCTGTCACGGGCGAAGTCGTCGCAGTCAACGATGCCGTCGTCGATGACCCCTCCGTCGTGAACGCTGAGCCGTTTGAGGGCGGGTGGCTTGTGACTGTGCGCATTGCCGAGCCGGTCCCCGACTTGCTCGACCGTGACGCGTACGTCGAACTCACCGGCGCTGACGCGTGA
- a CDS encoding ABC transporter permease has protein sequence MLGYILRRVLQLIPVFFGSTLLIYFLVFAMPGDPILALFGDKTPNAALLASLQDQYHLNDPFIVQYFYYITGIFRGDLGDTFSGQSVNDVLARTLPVTGRLAVMAIGIEFVLAIIIGTVSALRKGKIFDNTALVVSLLFVAMPIFVLAFLAQYFLAIQWGWFSPTVGAQNDWGDLWLPAIVLGLSLYATSMRLMRGSVIDTLNQDWVRTAYSKGMSRRQVIPTHVLRNSLIPVITNSATNFGVLLVGATVTEGIFNVPGVGNTLFQATLRHEGPTIVSFVTVFVIIYVLVNLVIDLLYGLLDPRIRYVK, from the coding sequence ATGCTCGGCTACATCCTCAGACGTGTGCTGCAGTTGATTCCCGTATTTTTCGGGTCCACGCTGCTGATTTATTTCCTGGTGTTCGCCATGCCTGGCGACCCGATTCTCGCCCTCTTCGGCGATAAAACACCGAACGCGGCATTGCTGGCTTCGCTTCAAGATCAGTACCACCTGAACGACCCATTCATCGTCCAGTACTTCTACTACATCACCGGTATCTTCCGAGGAGATCTGGGCGACACGTTCTCGGGACAGTCAGTCAACGACGTACTTGCGAGAACGCTGCCGGTAACCGGTCGACTGGCCGTGATGGCGATCGGTATCGAGTTCGTTCTCGCGATCATCATCGGAACAGTCTCGGCTCTGCGTAAGGGCAAGATCTTCGACAACACCGCCTTGGTCGTCTCTCTGCTTTTCGTCGCGATGCCGATCTTCGTGTTGGCATTCCTTGCACAGTACTTCTTGGCCATTCAATGGGGATGGTTCAGCCCAACGGTAGGCGCCCAGAACGACTGGGGTGATCTCTGGCTCCCCGCAATCGTGCTCGGTCTCAGCCTGTACGCGACAAGCATGCGCCTCATGCGCGGGTCGGTTATCGACACGCTCAATCAGGATTGGGTCCGTACCGCATACAGCAAGGGAATGTCGCGTCGTCAGGTCATCCCGACCCACGTGCTTCGCAACTCGCTCATCCCGGTCATCACGAACTCCGCGACAAACTTCGGAGTGCTGCTCGTCGGCGCGACCGTGACGGAGGGCATCTTCAACGTTCCCGGAGTCGGAAATACGCTCTTCCAGGCGACGCTCCGTCACGAAGGCCCCACGATCGTTTCGTTCGTTACCGTCTTCGTCATCATCTACGTGCTCGTCAATCTCGTGATTGACCTGCTCTACGGTCTGCTCGACCCGAGGATTCGCTATGTCAAGTAA
- the gcvT gene encoding glycine cleavage system aminomethyltransferase GcvT, whose amino-acid sequence MTSAVPTESPSPEVRRSPLHAAHEALGASFTDFGGWLMPVRYTSDLAEHHAVRSAAGIFDISHMGEFFVEGPEAGRFLDVALAGRISALVDDQAKYSLVLDENGGIVDDVIVYRFSAEKIMVVANAGNRDAVATALHERVGGFDVRLVDASDDLALIAVQGPASQAILAATAQLTVTSGDLEQLKYYRLGHGEFHAEGGAPVAVQIARTGYTGEDGFEIYVPAASAVSLWHTLLSVGSEHGIVPAGLAARDTLRLEAGMPLYGHELSRDIRPAQAGLARVVVLDKPKFVGRTALAASSDDASSDDAAPVLVGLTSTGRRAGRAGYAVYSGDDLVGEVTSGALSPTLGHPIAMAYVAPAVAAPGTELALDVRGTRIPATVTALPFYRRKK is encoded by the coding sequence ATGACGAGTGCCGTACCTACTGAGTCGCCCTCACCCGAGGTTCGCCGTAGCCCCCTTCACGCTGCGCACGAAGCCCTCGGCGCATCTTTCACCGACTTCGGCGGCTGGTTGATGCCGGTGCGCTACACCTCCGACCTCGCTGAACATCATGCTGTTCGCTCGGCTGCCGGAATATTCGACATCTCGCACATGGGGGAGTTCTTCGTCGAAGGGCCCGAAGCCGGTCGCTTCCTCGACGTCGCCCTGGCCGGAAGAATCTCAGCGCTCGTTGATGACCAGGCGAAGTACAGCCTCGTGCTCGACGAGAACGGTGGCATCGTCGATGACGTCATCGTGTACCGGTTCAGCGCCGAGAAAATCATGGTCGTTGCAAACGCCGGTAACCGTGATGCGGTCGCGACGGCTCTCCACGAGCGCGTTGGCGGGTTCGACGTGCGCCTGGTCGATGCATCCGACGACCTAGCTCTCATCGCAGTGCAGGGGCCCGCCTCACAAGCGATTCTCGCAGCGACCGCGCAGCTCACCGTGACGAGCGGCGATCTTGAGCAGCTGAAGTACTACCGGCTCGGACACGGGGAATTCCACGCCGAGGGCGGCGCGCCAGTGGCGGTGCAGATCGCCCGCACCGGCTACACCGGAGAAGATGGCTTCGAGATCTACGTGCCGGCGGCATCCGCTGTTTCGCTCTGGCACACGCTGCTGAGCGTGGGCAGCGAGCACGGCATCGTTCCGGCGGGTCTCGCCGCACGTGACACGCTTCGGCTCGAGGCGGGAATGCCGCTTTACGGACATGAACTTTCACGCGATATTCGCCCGGCGCAGGCGGGACTTGCCCGCGTCGTCGTGCTCGATAAGCCGAAGTTCGTCGGGCGCACGGCGCTCGCCGCTTCGAGCGACGATGCTTCGAGCGACGATGCAGCGCCGGTCTTGGTGGGTCTCACCTCGACAGGAAGACGCGCCGGTCGCGCGGGCTATGCCGTGTACTCAGGCGACGACCTCGTCGGCGAGGTCACGAGCGGCGCGTTGAGCCCGACCCTTGGCCATCCCATCGCGATGGCGTACGTCGCACCGGCGGTAGCAGCGCCCGGCACTGAACTCGCGCTCGATGTGCGCGGCACCCGCATCCCGGCCACCGTAACCGCACTGCCCTTTTACCGGAGGAAGAAATGA
- the gcvP gene encoding aminomethyl-transferring glycine dehydrogenase gives MLAAIGYESVEAMMAAAVPASIHVTARATTELPVAATEAEALSELRALASQNRGARSMIGLGYYDTFTPAVIARNVFENPSWYTAYTPYQPEISQGRLEALINFQTMVTDLTGLTTANASMLDESTAVVEGMLLARRASKSASPVFAVDTDALPQTRALLQHRAAAVGIDIVEVDFAAGQTLSGDVFGSFVQYPGASGGVWDPSGVIEATHLAGGLAVVAADLLALTLLRSPGTLGADVAVGTTQRFGVPMGFGGPHAGYMAVRLGLERQLPGRLVGVSQDAVGHPAYRLSLQTREQHIRREKATSNICTAQVLLAVMASMYAVYHGAEGLRAIATDVATKTDALAERLRSYGLSLATDSFFDTIRVTTPGPSARVIERARSRGIQLADIDDATVGISVDETTTPAELADVVWAFGLPNESDAEPVLDLTDATALAGVPQHLHRTEAYLQHPVFSAHHSETAMMRYLKTLADRDYALDRGMIPLGSCTMKLNAATEMAAVSWPEFSRVHPFAPEADVRGYLALVEQLETWLAEATGYDAVSLQPNAGSQGELAGLLAIRGYHAANGDNQRTVCLIPSSAHGTNAASAVLAGMKVVVVACDVAGNVDLDDLRAKIAAHAESLAALMITYPSTHGVYEHDVLDITQAVHDAGGQVYVDGANLNALLGFARFGDLGGDVSHLNLHKTFAIPHGGGGPGVGPVAAKAHLALFLPSHPLAQRADHASGFVFEGGPVSAAPYGSASILPISWAYMRMMGSEGLQDATAAAVLAANYIAVRLREHFPVLYTGEDGLVAHECILDLRPLREATGITVDDVAKRLIDYGFHAPTMSFPVAGTLMVEPTESEDLAELDRFVAAMIAIKAEADAVAAGEWPVEDNPLVNAPHTAEAVIDDEWRHPYSREVAVYPVRSLVRNKYWPPVRRIDNAFGDRNLVCACPPIEAFA, from the coding sequence ATGCTGGCGGCCATCGGCTACGAGAGCGTCGAGGCGATGATGGCAGCGGCAGTTCCGGCATCCATCCATGTCACGGCACGAGCGACGACCGAACTGCCAGTTGCGGCAACAGAAGCTGAGGCGCTTTCCGAACTGCGTGCGCTGGCATCGCAAAACCGCGGCGCTCGCAGCATGATCGGGCTCGGGTACTACGACACCTTCACGCCCGCCGTCATCGCACGAAATGTCTTCGAGAACCCGTCTTGGTACACGGCGTACACGCCCTACCAGCCAGAAATTTCGCAGGGTCGCCTCGAAGCTCTCATCAACTTTCAGACGATGGTCACCGATCTCACGGGGCTGACGACCGCGAACGCCTCGATGCTCGACGAGTCGACGGCCGTCGTCGAGGGGATGCTGCTCGCACGACGCGCATCGAAGAGCGCGTCACCGGTGTTTGCTGTCGACACTGATGCGCTGCCGCAGACCCGTGCGCTCTTGCAGCACCGTGCGGCAGCCGTCGGTATCGACATCGTCGAAGTAGATTTTGCCGCGGGCCAGACCCTCTCGGGCGATGTGTTCGGTTCGTTCGTGCAGTACCCCGGCGCATCTGGAGGCGTGTGGGATCCATCCGGCGTGATTGAAGCCACTCACCTCGCTGGCGGCCTCGCCGTTGTCGCTGCCGACCTTTTGGCACTCACTCTGCTCCGCTCGCCTGGCACGCTCGGCGCCGATGTCGCCGTGGGAACGACCCAGCGTTTCGGCGTACCGATGGGTTTCGGTGGCCCCCACGCCGGATACATGGCCGTGCGCCTGGGCCTTGAGCGCCAGTTGCCCGGTCGCCTCGTCGGCGTGTCACAGGATGCCGTTGGCCACCCCGCCTATCGGCTGTCGCTGCAGACTCGCGAACAGCACATTCGCCGCGAAAAGGCCACGTCGAACATCTGCACAGCACAGGTGTTGCTGGCTGTCATGGCATCGATGTATGCGGTCTACCACGGTGCTGAGGGTCTCCGGGCAATCGCAACAGACGTCGCAACGAAGACAGATGCTCTCGCGGAACGCCTCCGCTCCTACGGACTTTCGCTTGCGACCGACTCGTTCTTCGACACGATCAGGGTCACCACCCCCGGGCCTTCCGCGCGTGTGATTGAGCGCGCTCGTAGCCGCGGCATCCAACTCGCTGACATCGACGATGCCACGGTCGGTATATCGGTCGACGAAACCACGACACCGGCTGAGCTCGCCGATGTCGTATGGGCATTCGGGCTTCCGAATGAGTCAGACGCTGAGCCTGTGCTCGATCTCACTGATGCCACCGCGCTTGCTGGCGTGCCACAGCACCTGCACCGTACGGAGGCGTACCTGCAGCATCCGGTGTTTTCGGCTCATCACTCCGAAACGGCGATGATGCGGTATCTCAAAACCTTGGCTGACCGCGACTATGCGCTCGATCGCGGAATGATCCCGCTGGGTTCCTGCACCATGAAGTTGAATGCCGCGACCGAAATGGCAGCGGTTTCGTGGCCAGAGTTCTCGCGCGTGCACCCGTTTGCGCCCGAAGCCGACGTACGCGGATACCTGGCTCTCGTCGAGCAGCTCGAAACCTGGCTCGCTGAGGCAACCGGGTACGACGCCGTGTCGTTGCAGCCGAACGCCGGCTCGCAGGGGGAGCTCGCGGGTCTTCTCGCGATCCGCGGCTATCACGCGGCCAACGGCGACAATCAGCGCACTGTGTGCCTGATCCCCTCGTCGGCGCACGGCACGAATGCTGCATCCGCTGTGCTCGCGGGCATGAAGGTCGTTGTCGTGGCCTGTGACGTGGCCGGAAACGTCGACCTCGACGACCTCCGGGCAAAAATCGCTGCACACGCGGAGTCATTGGCCGCTCTCATGATCACCTACCCGTCGACCCACGGTGTGTACGAACACGATGTTCTCGACATCACGCAGGCGGTTCACGACGCGGGTGGTCAGGTGTATGTCGATGGTGCGAACCTCAACGCGCTGCTGGGCTTCGCGCGCTTCGGCGATCTGGGTGGCGATGTCTCTCACCTCAACCTTCACAAAACGTTCGCGATCCCGCACGGTGGCGGCGGCCCGGGCGTTGGCCCGGTTGCGGCAAAAGCTCACCTCGCGCTGTTTTTGCCATCGCACCCGCTGGCTCAGCGCGCTGACCATGCCTCAGGATTCGTTTTCGAGGGCGGCCCGGTGTCAGCGGCTCCCTATGGATCGGCATCGATTTTGCCGATCTCATGGGCCTACATGCGCATGATGGGCTCGGAAGGACTGCAGGATGCCACGGCTGCTGCGGTCCTCGCGGCCAACTACATCGCAGTACGGCTTCGCGAGCACTTCCCGGTGCTGTATACGGGAGAGGACGGACTCGTCGCTCACGAGTGCATCCTCGATCTCCGGCCGCTTCGCGAAGCGACCGGCATCACCGTCGACGATGTCGCGAAGCGCCTCATCGACTATGGTTTTCACGCTCCGACGATGTCGTTCCCGGTCGCGGGCACACTGATGGTCGAGCCCACCGAGTCCGAAGATCTCGCCGAGCTCGATAGGTTCGTGGCCGCGATGATCGCCATCAAAGCCGAAGCTGATGCTGTGGCCGCAGGCGAGTGGCCGGTGGAAGATAACCCGTTGGTGAATGCGCCTCACACTGCCGAAGCCGTGATCGACGACGAATGGCGGCATCCGTATTCGCGTGAAGTCGCTGTGTACCCGGTGCGATCGCTTGTGCGGAACAAGTACTGGCCACCTGTGCGACGAATCGATAACGCATTCGGGGACCGCAACCTGGTATGCGCCTGCCCGCCGATCGAGGCCTTCGCCTAA